A stretch of the Heterodontus francisci isolate sHetFra1 chromosome 10, sHetFra1.hap1, whole genome shotgun sequence genome encodes the following:
- the LOC137374232 gene encoding trichohyalin-like, translating to MRSESFKTMQEESVPMTSKQRERKSFPGEEIVPELQNKVRGERSAIFQTLGEESGPRASKQCERRAFRELQNSVREERSESFKTVREESGPSTSKQRERGALRELQNSVRGERSEKFKTAGEGSIARASKQWERRAFRVLQNSGRGERSGSFKTEREESAPRSSKQRDRRAFQVLENSARRERSESFKTVREESVPRASKHFKTVGEESVPRASKQCKRRAFRELENSGRGEHSESFKIAGEESVPGAPKQCERRAFRELQNRVRGERSESFRIAGEESFPGAPKQCERYAFRELQNNARGERSDDFKTAGEEIVPELQNKVRGERSAIFQTLGEESGPRSSKQCERRAFRELQNSVREERSESFKTVREESGPSTTKQRERGALRELQNSVRGERSEKFKTAGEGSIARASKQWERRAFRVLQNSGRGERSGSFKTEREESAPRSSKQRDRRAFQVLENSARRERSESFKTVREESVPRASKQARGERSESFKTVGEESVPRASKQCKRRAFWELQNSGRGEHSESFKIAGEKSVPGAPKQCERRAFRELQNRVRGERSESFRIAGEESFPGAPKQCERYAFRELQNNARGERSDDFKTAREEIVPELQNKVRGERSAIFQTLGEESGPRASKQCERRAFRELQNSVREERSESFKTVREESGPSTSKQRERGALRELQNSVRGERSEKFKTAGEGSIARASKQWERRAFRVLQNSGRGERSGSFKTEREESAPRSSKQRDRRAFQVLENSARRERSESFKTWERRSFRELQNKVRGERSVIFQTLGEESGPRASKQCERRAFRELQNSVREERSESFKTVREDSVPSTSKQRERGALRELQNSVRGERSEKFKTAGEGSIARASKQWERRAFRVLQNSGRGECSGSFKTEREESAPRSSKQRDRRAFQVLENSARRERSESFKTRERRSFRELQNKVRGERSVIFQTLGEESGPRASKQCERRAFRELQNSVREERSESFKTVREDSVPSTSKQRERGALRELQNSVRGERSEKFKTAGEGSIARASKQWERRAFRVLQNSGRGECSGSFKTEREESAPRSSKQRDRRAFQVLENSARRERSESFKTCKRRAFRELQNTGEEIVPRSSKQRERRSFRELQNNCKRRAFRELLNTGEEIVPRSSKQRERRSFRELQNNQESRAFRELQNSARGLRSKSFETAGEQCVPRASKQRERRALRELKNSGRGERSESFKTAGEESVLRALKQRERRAFQLRNSGRAERSESFKTAGKESIARAPKQRERRAFRELQNSGRGECSESFKTAGEESIP from the exons atgcgttccgagagcttcaaaacaatgcaagaggagagcgttccgatgacttcaaaacagcgggagaggaaatCGTTCc cgggagaggagatcgttccaGAGCTACAAAACaaggtgagaggagagcgttccgcgatcttccaaACACTGGGAGAGGAGAGCGGTCCAAGAgcgtcaaaacagtgcgagaggagagcgttccgagagcttcaaaacagtgtgagagaagagcgttccgagagcttcaaaacagtgcgagaggagagcggtccgagtacttcaaaacagcgggagaggggaGCAttgcgagagcttcaaaacagtgtgagaggagagcgttccgagaaattcaaaacagcgggagaggggaGCAttgcgagagcttcaaaacagtgggagaggagagcattccgagtgcttcaaaacagtgggagaggagagcgttccgggagcttcaaaacagagcgagaggagagcgctccgcgatcttctaaacagcgggacAGGAGAGCGTTCCAAGTCCTTGAAAACAGTGCGAgacgagagcgttccgagagcttcaaaacagtgcgagaggagagcgttccgagagcttcaaaaca cttcaaaacagtgggagaggagagcgttccaagagcttcaaaacagtgcaagaggaggGCGTTCCGGGAGCttgaaaacagcgggagaggagagcattccgagagcttcaaaatagcgggagaggagagcgttccgggagctccaaaacagtgcgagaggagagcgttccgagagcttcaaaacagagtgagaggtgaacgttccgagagcttcagaatAGCAGGAGAGGAGAGCTTTCCGGGAGctccaaaacagtgcgagaggtatgcgttccgagagcttcaaaacaatgcgagaggagagcgttccgatgacttcaaaacagcgggagaggaaatCGTTCCAGAGCTACAAAACaaggtgagaggagagcgttccgcgatcttccaaACACTGGGAGAGGAGAGCGGTCCAAGAtcgtcaaaacagtgcgagaggagagcgttccgagagcttcaaaacagtgtgagagaagagcgttccgagagcttcaaaacagtgcgagaggagagcggtccgagtactacaaaacagcgggagaggggaGCAttgcgagagcttcaaaacagtgtgagaggagagcgttccgagaaattcaaaacagcgggagaggggaGCAttgcgagagcttcaaaacagtgggagaggagagcattccgagtgcttcaaaacagtgggagaggagagcgttccgggagcttcaaaacagagcgagaggagagcgctccgcgatcttctaaacagcgggacAGGAGAGCGTTCCAAGTCCTTGAAAACAGTGCGAgacgagagcgttccgagagcttcaaaacagtgcgagaggagagcgttccgagagcttcaaaaca agCGAGAggcgagcgttccgagagcttcaaaacagtgggagaggagagcgttccaagagcttcaaaacagtgcaagaggagggcgttctgggagcttcaaaacagcgggagaggagagcattccgagagcttcaaaatagCGGGAGAGAAGAGCGTTCCGGGAGctccaaaacagtgcgagaggagagcgttccgagagcttcaaaacagagtgagaggtgaacgttccgagagcttcagaatAGCAGGAGAGGAGAGCTTTCCGGGAGctccaaaacagtgcgagaggtatgcattccgagagcttcaaaacaatgcgagaggagagcgttccgatgaCTTCAAAACAGCGAGAGAGGAAATCGTTCCAGAGCTACAAAACaaggtgagaggagagcgttccgcgatcttccaaACACTGGGAGAGGAGAGCGGTCCAAGAgcgtcaaaacagtgcgagaggagagcgttccgagagcttcaaaacagtgtgagagaagagcgttccgagagcttcaaaacagtgcgagaggagagcggtccgagtacttcaaaacagcgggagaggggaGCAttgcgagagcttcaaaacagtgtgagaggagagcgttccgagaaattcaaaacagcgggagaggggaGCAttgcgagagcttcaaaacagtgggagaggagagcattccgagtgcttcaaaacagtgggagaggagagcgttccgggagcttcaaaacagagcgagaggagagcgctccgcgatcttctaaacagcgggacAGGAGAGCGTTCCAAGTCCTTGAAAACAGTGCGAgacgagagcgttccgagagcttcaaaaca tgggagaggagatcgttccgagagctaCAAAACaaggtgagaggagagcgttccgtgaTCTTCCAAACACTGGGAGAGGAGAGCGGTCCAAGAgcgtcaaaacagtgcgagaggagagcgttccgagagcttcaaaacagtgtgagagaagagcgttccgagagcttcaaaacagtgcgagaggacagCGTTCCGAgtacttcaaaacagcgggagaggggaGCAttgcgagagcttcaaaacagtgtgagaggagagcgttccgagaaattcaaaacagcgggagaggggaGCAttgcgagagcttcaaaacagtgggagaggagagcattccgagtgcttcaaaacagtgggagaggagagtgttccgggagcttcaaaacagagcgagaggagagcgctccgcgatcttctaaacagcgggacAGGAGAGCGTTCCAAGTCCTTGAAAACAGTGCGAgacgagagcgttccgagagcttcaaaaca cgggagaggagatcgttccgagagctaCAAAACaaggtgagaggagagcgttccgtgaTCTTCCAAACACTGGGAGAGGAGAGCGGTCCAAGAgcgtcaaaacagtgcgagaggagagcgttccgagagcttcaaaacagtgtgagagaagagcgttccgagagcttcaaaacagtgcgagaggacagCGTTCCGAgtacttcaaaacagcgggagaggggaGCAttgcgagagcttcaaaacagtgtgagaggagagcgttccgagaaattcaaaacagcgggagaggggaGCAttgcgagagcttcaaaacagtgggagaggagagcattccgagtgcttcaaaacagtgggagaggagagtgttccgggagcttcaaaacagagcgagaggagagcgctccgcgatcttctaaacagcgggacAGGAGAGCGTTCCAAGTCCTTGAAAACAGTGCGAgacgagagcgttccgagagcttcaaaaca TGCAAGAGGAGGGCGTTCCGGGAACTTCAGAACacgggagaggagatcgttccgcgatcttctaagcagcgggagaggagatcgttccgagagcttcaaaacaat TGCAAGAGGAGGGCGTTCCGGGAGCTTCTGAACACAGGAGAGGAGatcgttccgcgatcttctaagcagcgggagaggagatcgttccgagagcttcaaaacaat caggagagtagagcgttccgagagcttcaaaacagtgcaagaggatTGCGATCCAAGAGCTTCGAAACAGCGGGAGAGCagtgcgttccgagagcttcaaaacagcgggaaaggagagcaTTGCGAGAGCtcaaaaacagcgggagaggagagcgttccgagagcttcaaaacagcgggagaggagagtgtTCTGAGAGCtttaaaacagcgggagaggagagcattcc AGCTTCGAAACAGCGGGAGagcagagcgttccgagagcttcaaaacagcgggaaaggagagcaTTGCGAGAGctccaaaacagcgggagaggagagcgttccgagagcttcaaaacagcgggagaggagagtgtTCTGAGAGCtttaaaacagcgggagaggagagcattccgtga